Proteins from a genomic interval of Musa acuminata AAA Group cultivar baxijiao chromosome BXJ1-9, Cavendish_Baxijiao_AAA, whole genome shotgun sequence:
- the LOC135593453 gene encoding brassinosteroid LRR receptor kinase BRL1-like, with amino-acid sequence MEMGSFAYCFLFFLMCSNAFPAFLATPEEVFALMHFKRSSIDSDPKGFLQNWTVGGSNSRSNPCLWTGVVCSAADGRVRSLNLGNMGLTGRLNLEHLMALPRLRDLDLHGNFFYGNLSYSNTASSLLCGFETVDLSSNSFNETIPSEFLTSCPRLVSLNLSRNSIPGGIFPFGASVRRIDLSRNRISDHGLLNYSLSSCSGLSYLNFSDNKLAGKLGDVPSCTNLTILDLSYNHLSGDLSGVDFGVCGSITVLDLSYNGLNGTALPLSLANCRQLEELNLSGNNFTSKIPSFWKNFSNLQRLSLAHSRFSGEISPELGDTCGTLVELNLAGNSLTGGLPSTFVSCSSLQTLDLRENHLSGDFIDQVVSALPALRYLHLPFNNISGPVPLPSLNGCPLLEVIDLGSNELTGEIPTGICSYLPNLRRILLPNNFLSGTVPSDLGNCTNLRTLDFSFNELSESIPPEIWSLPKLVDLVIWANNLSGEIPESLCSSSTSLETLILSYNMITGGIPSSLTKCVNLIWVSLSGNRLTGRIPSDIGNLQSLAILQLGNNILSGEIPPELGSCRNLIWLDLASNELSGPIPASLASQTGLIVPGIVSGKQFAFLRNEAGNICPGAGVLFEFEDIRPERLANFSLVHSCPATRIYTGTTVYTFPSNGSLIYLDLSYNSLSGMIPNNFGSMDYLQVLNMGHNELTGTIPETFGGLRMIGVLDLSHNHLTGYIPGGLGTLTFLSDLDVSNNNLTGPIPTTGQLTTFPASRYENNSGLCGLPLRPCTVKAGNHDFRYDSVGRRKFFGGSILIGVLLSVLIVLSLILALYKMKKHQKNDDSRVGYVESLPTSGTASWKLSGVLEPLSINVAIFEKPLRKLTFAHLLEATNGFSADSLIGSGGFGEVYKARLNDGCTVAIKKLIHVTGQGDREFTAEMETIGKIKHRNLVPLLGYCKIGEERLLVYEYMKFGSLDMVLHDKSKGGATKLDWSARKKIAIGSARGLAFLHHSCIPHIIHRDMKSSNVLLDENLEARVSDFGMARLMNALDTHLSVSTLAGTPGYVPPEYYQSFRCTTKGDVYSYGVVLLELLSGKKPIDPSEFGDNNLVGWAKQLVKENRCSEIFDPDLMGMKSGEAELYQYLKIACECLDDRPLHRPTMIQVMAMFKDLQVDTDSDFLDGFSIGLTIIKNSGAKAP; translated from the coding sequence TGCAGAACTGGACTGTCGGTGGTTCTAATTCGAGAAGCAACCCGTGTTTGTGGACGGGGGTTGTCTGCTCAGCGGCGGACGGCCGAGTTCGCAGCCTAAATCTCGGCAACATGGGCCTCACTGGCCGCCTTAACCTCGAGCATCTCATGGCGCTTCCGAGACTCCGCGACCTCGACCTCCACGGGAACTTCTTTTACGGTAACCTCTCTTACAGCAACACCGCATCCTCTCTTCTCTGCGGCTTCGAGACGGTGGACTTATCGTCAAACAGCTTCAACGAGACTATCCCTTCCGAATTCTTGACCTCTTGTCCGCGTTTGGTTTCTCTCAATCTGTCGAGGAACTCGATCCCCGGAGGCATCTTCCCCTTCGGGGCTTCGGTCCGTCGAATCGACTTGTCTCGCAATCGGATATCGGATCACGGGCTGCTCAACTATTCTCTCTCGAGCTGCAGCGGCCTCAGCTATCTCAACTTCTCTGACAACAAGCTCGCCGGTAAGCTGGGCGACGTGCCGTCCTGCACCAACCTCACCATCCTCGACCTCTCTTACAACCACCTTTCTGGGGACCTCTCAGGCGTCGACTTTGGGGTCTGCGGCAGTATTACAGTGCTCGACTTGTCTTACAATGGACTCAATGGCACTGCGCTGCCCCTGAGCTTGGCCAACTGCCGGCAGCTCGAGGAGCTCAACCTCTCGGGCAACAATTTCACCAGCAAGATCCCATCTTTTTGGAAGAACTTCTCAAATTTGCAGCGTTTGTCTTTGGCACACAGTAGGTTTTCCGGCGAAATTTCACCCGAGTTGGGTGACACATGTGGGACTCTGGTGGAGCTCAACCTCGCTGGGAATAGCCTCACCGGTGGCCTGCCATCGACGTTCGTCTCATGCTCTTCGCTCCAGACTTTGGACCTCCGGGAAAACCATCTCTCGGGCGATTTCATCGATCAAGTCGTCAGTGCTCTGCCTGCTCTGAGATATCTCCACCTTCCGTTCAACAATATCAGCGGCCCTGTTCCACTCCCTTCACTGAACGGTTGTCCACTGCTTGAAGTTATTGATCTCGGTTCCAACGAGCTCACTGGTGAAATCCCCACAGGGATATGCTCTTATCTTCCCAACCTTCGGAGGATCCTGCTGCCCAACAATTTCCTCTCAGGAACAGTGCCGTCAGATCTTGGGAACTGTACTAATCTTCGGACCCTCGATTTTAGCTTCAACGAGTTGAGCGAGTCGATTCCCCCTGAGATCTGGTCACTGCCCAAACTTGTGGATTTGGTGATCTGGGCTAACAATCTCTCTGGCGAGATACCAGAAAGCCTATGTTCAAGCAGCACCAGCTTGGAGACACTAATTCTCAGCTACAACATGATCACCGGCGGCATACCATCATCACTTACCAAGTGTGTGAATCTTATATGGGTTTCGCTCTCTGGAAACCGCCTCACTGGCAGGATCCCGAGCGATATAGGGAACCTCCAGAGCCTTGCGATTCTCCAACTGGGCAACAACATTCTTTCAGGGGAAATACCACCGGAGCTTGGTAGCTGTCGGAATCTCATATGGCTTGACCTTGCTAGCAATGAACTTAGTGGCCCCATTCCCGCATCACTGGCATCACAAACTGGGCTTATAGTCCCTGGCATCGTCTCAGGGAAGCAGTTTGCATTCTTGAGAAATGAGGCTGGGAACATATGTCCGGGTGCTGGGGTGCTCTTTGAATTCGAGGACATTCGACCTGAGAGACTGGCGAACTTCAGTTTGGTGCATTCTTGCCCTGCCACTAGAATATACACCGGAACAACAGTTTATACTTTTCCGAGCAATGGAAGTCTGATCTACCTAGACCTGTCCTACAATTCGCTCTCAGGGATGATCCCAAATAATTTTGGGTCGATGGACTATCTTCAAGTTCTCAACATGGGGCACAATGAGCTTACGGGGACCATACCTGAGACTTTTGGTGGTTTAAGGATGATCGGCGTGCTTGATCTCTCCCACAACCATCTCACTGGGTACATTCCTGGAGGGCTGGGAACCCTCACATTCCTAAGTGACTTGGATGTCTCAAACAACAATTTAACCGGTCCGATTCCGACCACAGGTCAGCTTACAACATTTCCAGCATCACGCTATGAGAATAATTCAGGCCTTTGTGGTCTTCCCTTGCGCCCCTGCACAGTCAAAGCTGGTAACCATGACTTTCGTTATGATTCTGTCGGGAGGAGGAAATTCTTTGGTGGGAGCATTCTCATTGGCGTTCTTCTATCTGTGCTCATTGTGCTCTCGCTTATTCTAGCTCTCTACAAGATGAAGAAGCACCAGAAAAATGATGACTCGAGGGTTGGTTATGTCGAGAGTCTCCCCACCTCAGGTACTGCTAGTTGGAAACTGTCTGGTGTTCTCGAACCTCTCAGCATCAATGTCGCCATATTCGAGAAGCCATTAAGGAAACTAACATTTGCTCACCTCCTCGAGGCCACCAATGGCTTCAGTGCTGATAGCTTAATTGGTTCTGGTGGGTTCGGGGAGGTCTACAAGGCTCGGCTCAATGATGGGTGCACGGTGGCAATCAAGAAGCTGATACATGTCACTGGCCAGGGTGATCGGGAGTTCACTGCTGAGATGGAGACCATCGGCAAAATCAAGCACCGCAACCTGGTACCTCTGCTGGGCTACTGTAAGATTGGTGAAGAGAGACTTTTAGTCTATGAGTACATGAAATTTGGAAGCTTAGATATGGTTCTTCATGATAAGAGCAAAGGTGGAGCCACCAAGCTGGATTGGTCAGCGAGGAAGAAAATTGCAATTGGGTCAGCAAGGGGGCTCGCATTCCTTCACCATAGCTGCATCCCTCACATCATACACAGGGACATGAAGTCCAGCAATGTGCTATTAGATGAGAACTTGGAGGCCCGGGTATCAGATTTTGGGATGGCAAGACTAATGAATGCTCTTGACACTCATCTCAGTGTGAGCACGCTTGCTGGCACACCAGGCTATGTGCCACCCGAATACTACCAGAGCTTTAGGTGCACGACGAAGGGGGATGTGTACAGCTACGGAGTGGTGCTTTTGGAGCTCCTGTCGGGGAAGAAACCGATTGATCCATCGGAGTTTGGTGACAATAACCTCGTTGGCTGGGCTAAGCAGTTGGTGAAGGAGAACAGATGCAGCGAGATTTTTGACCCTGATTTGATGGGGATGAAGTCAGGGGAGGCTGAGTTGTACCAGTATTTGAAGATTGCCTGCGAGTGTTTGGATGATCGACCGCTTCATAGGCCAACAATGATTCAGGTCATGGCCATGTTCAAAGATCTTCAGGTTGACACCGACAGTGATTTTCTTGATGGGTTTTCCATTGGACTAACCATCATCAAGAATTCAGGAGCAAAAGCACCTTAA